The region GAACTGATGAGAGCGATTTTAGCCTCTTTGGTGAGTTGTGGGCCACTTATGACCATCTTGATTCACATCTTGAGCAGTATAACGGTAATACTGATGAAAAAAAGAGAATAGATTACGATGAGTTTTATATTCGGGAGGCTTATGCAAGCGCCAGTCTTGGGCCCATGGAGTTCAGGATAGGGAAGATTCTTCTCAACTGGGGAAGAGCGGATGAGATAAATCCTGTTGATATAGTAAATCCGGAGGATTTCAGCGAGTTTTACACCATAGACAAGGATGAGCGTGGTATTCCTATCCTGCTTTTCGATGGCCTTCTTTATATGGGCAACTTTATCCTGGAAGC is a window of Spirochaetota bacterium DNA encoding:
- a CDS encoding DUF1302 family protein, whose product is MLQRLLFLILGLSVGMLPYYLYAEYDISGKILHDSRVLTRRGIYEDNSKGEFIKSISRVELKLKRTDESDFSLFGELWATYDHLDSHLEQYNGNTDEKKRIDYDEFYIREAYASASLGPMEFRIGKILLNWGRADEINPVDIVNPEDFSEFYTIDKDERGIPILLFDGLLYMGNFILEAVWIPFFEPTKVPTKGPWAQRTFIE